A genomic region of Metopolophium dirhodum isolate CAU chromosome 1, ASM1992520v1, whole genome shotgun sequence contains the following coding sequences:
- the LOC132935384 gene encoding ADP-ribosylation factor-like protein 1, whose product MGGFYSYFKSLFGEKELRILILGLDGAGKTTILYRLQVGEVVTTIPTIGFNVEQVTYKNIKFQVWDLGGQTSIRPYWRCYYSNTDAVVYVIDSVDRERMGIAKDELMYMLKEEELNGAILTILANKQDVEGCMNVTEIHQALGLDSLKNRTFQIFKTSAKKGIGLDEAMDWLCNTLQNHK is encoded by the exons ATGG ggGGATTTTACAGTTATTTCAAGAGTCTATTTGGTGAAAAAGAACTGAGAATTTTAATCTTGGGCTTAGATGGCGCAGGAAAGACTACCATATTGtataggttacaagttggtgAAGTTGTAACTACTATTCCAACAATAGGATTCAATGTCGAGCAagttacttataaaaatattaaatttcaagtttgGGATCTCGGAGGCCAAACATccattag gCCATACTGGAGgtgttattattcaaatacagaTGCTGTAGTATATGTAATTGATTCAGTTGATCGAGAAAGAATGGGTATAGCCAAAGACGAATTGATGTATATGTTAAAA GAAGAAGAACTAAATGGTgctatattaacaatattagcCAACAAACAAGATGTTGAGGGTTGTATGAATGTTACCGAGATACATCAAGCTCTTGGATTAGACTCTTTAAAAAATCGAAcattccaaatatttaaaacatcagCCAAAAAAGGCATAGGACTTGATGAGGCTATGGATTGGCTTTGTAACACTCTACAAAATCACAAATAA